DNA from Salvelinus sp. IW2-2015 unplaced genomic scaffold, ASM291031v2 Un_scaffold6438, whole genome shotgun sequence:
CCTATAACCTccatgaaatgtgttttacagggtcagccatagtactaCGGcaccctggagcaaattagggttaagtgccttgctcaagggcacatattAATCCCCAAAGGGAAAATTTGATTGCGCCAGCCAATACATGCAAGACCAATGAATATGCATTGTATCTAGAGACATGTCATCGACATAGTATGATTCATGTTGTTCTTCCTTTGCGTCGCAGGGCTACCGCTGTCTGGAGTGTGGCGATGCGTTTTGCCCTGGAGCGCAGCCTGGCCCGCCACTACGACCGGCGGTCCCTGAGGATCGAGGTGACCTGTAACCACTGTGCCAAGCGGCTGGCATTCTTCAACAAGTGCAGCCTTCTGCTCCACGCCAGGGAACACAAGGAGAGGGGACTGGTCTGCAGTGTCCCACCTGGTCATGAGACCTGTCAGTGTAGAGCAGATGATAGGCCAACAGGACACCACTCCCATCggtgagagagactgtgtgtattACCTTCATATCTCACCTAGGACTgtattacatacagtgcatttggaaagtattcagaccccttgactttttcccaatttttttttagtttacagccttattctaaaatggattaaattgtttttacgcctcaatctacacacaataccccataatgacaaagtaaaaatgtttgcaaatgtataaaaagaaaaataatgaaatatcacatttacataagtattcagaccctttactttgccgaagcacctttggcagcgattacataattatttgcaattatttctaaaaaccttttttcacctcgtcattatggggtattgtgtgtagattgatgaggggggaaaataatgcctaatcaattttagaataaggctgtaacgtaacaaaatgtggaaaaagtcaagtggtctgaatactttctgaatgcactgtaaagcatctcagagtagcagtgctgatctaggatcagatttgaCTTTGAGATCATGATGAATATTATATAAccggggggacctgatcctagatcagcactcctactctgtggaCGCTTTATGAATACTAGTGCAGCGCTGTTTATCAGTACTTATCTACCccacctctcttttcctctcactctcttcactCCCCTTCCCCTATATCCCCCATCTATCATCCCTTATCTATATTCCCCCATCTATCTCAANNNNNNNNNNNNNNNNNNNNNNNNNNNNNNNNNNNNNNNNNNNNNNNNNNNNNNNNNNNNNNNNNNNNNNNNNNNNNNNNNNNNNNNNNNNNNNNNNNNNNNNNNNNNNNNNNNNNNNNNNNNNNNNNNNNNNNNNNNNNNNNNNNNNNNNNNNNNNNNNNNNNNNNNNNNNNNNNNNNNNNNNNNNNNNNNNNNNNNNNNNNNNNNNNNNNNNNNNNNNNNNNNNNNNNNNNNNNNNNNNNNNNNNNNNNNNNNNNNNNNNNNNNNNNNNNNNNNNNNNNNNNNNNNNNNNNNNNNNNNNNNNNNNNNNNNNNNNNNNNNNNNNNNNNNNNNNNNNNNNNNNNNNNNNNNNNNNNNNNNNNNNNNNNNNNNNNNNNNNNNNNNNNNNNNNNNNNNNNNNNNNNNNNNNNNNNNNNNNNNNNNNNNNNNNNNNNNNNNNNNNNNNNNNNNNNNNNNNNNNNNNNNNNNNNNNNNNNNNNNNNNNNNNNNNNNNNNNNNNNNNNNNNNNNNNNNNNNNNNNNNNNNNNNNNNNNNNNNNNNNNNNNNNNNNNNNNNNNNNNNNNNNNNNNNNNNNNNNNNNNNNNNNNNNNNNNNNNNNNNNNNNNNNNNNNNNNNNNNNNNNNNNNNNNNNNNNNNNNNNNNNNNNNNNNNNNNNNNNNNNNNNNNNNNNNNNNNNNNNNNNNNNNNNNNNNNNNNNNNNNNNNNNNNNNNNNNNNNNNNNNNNNNNNNNNNNNNNNNNNNNNNNNNNNNNNNNNNNNNNNNNNNNNNNNNNNNNNNNNNNNNNNNNNNNNNNNNNNNNNNNNNNNNNNNNNNNNNNNNNNNNNNNNNNNNNNNNNNNNNNNNNNNNNNNNNNNNNNNNNNNNNNNNNNNNNNNNNNNNNNNNNNNNNNNNNNNNNNNNNNNNNNNNNNNNNNNNNNNNNNNNNNNNNNNNNNNNNNNNNNNNNNNNNNNNNNNNNNNNNNNNNNNNNNNNNNNNNNNNNNNNNNNNNNNNNNNNNNNNNNNNNNNNNNNNNNNNNNNNNNNNNNNNNNNNNNNNNNNNNNNNNNNNNNNNNNNNNNNNNNNNNNNNNNNNNNNNNNNNNNNNNNNNNNNNNNNNNNNNNNNNNNNNNNNNNNNNNNNNNNNNNNNNNNNNNNNNNNNNNNNNNNNNNNNNNNNNNNNNNNNNNNNNNNNNNNNNNNNNNNNNNNNNNNNNNNNNNNNNNNNNNNNNNNNNNNNNNNNNNNNNNNNNNNNNNNNNNNNNNNNNNNNNNNNNNNNNNNNNNNNNNNNNNNNNNNNNNNNNNNNNNNNNNNNNNNNNNNNNNNNNNNNNNNNNNNNNNNNNNNNNNNNNNNNNNNNNNNNNNNNNNNNNNNNNNNNNNNNNNNNNNNNNNNNNNNNNNNNNNNNNNNNNNNNNNNNNNNNNNNNNNNNNNNNNNNNNNNNNNNNNNNNNNNNNNNNNNNNNNNNNNNNNNNNNNNNNNNNNNNNNNNNNNNNNNNNNNNNNNNNNNNNNNNNNNNNNNNNNNNNNNNNNNNNNNNNNNNNNNNNNNNNNNNNNNNNNNNNNNNNNNNNNNNNNNNNNNNNNNNNNNNNNNNNNNNNNNNNNNNNNNNNNNNNNNNNNNNNNNNNNNNNNNNNNNNNNNNNNNNNNNNNNNNNNNNNNNNNNNNNNNNNNNNNNNNNNNNNNNNNNNNNNNNNNNNNNNNNNNNNNNNNNNNNNNNNNNNNNNNNNNNNNNNNNNNNNNNNNNNNNNNNNNNNNNNNNNNNNNNNNNNNNNNNNNNNNNNNNNNNNNNNNNNNNNNNNNNNNNNNNNNNNNNNNNNNNNNNNNNNNNNNNNNNNNNNNNNNNNNNNNNNNNNNNNNNNNNNNNNNNNNNNNNNNNNNNNNNNNNNNNNNNNNNNNNNNNNNNNNNNNNNNNNNNNNNNNNNNNNNNNNNNNNNNNNNNNNNNNNNNNNNNNNNNNNNNNNNNNNNNNNNNNNNNNNNNNNNNNNNNNNNNNNNNNNNNNNNNNNNNNNNNNNNNNNNNNNNNNNNNNNNNNNNNNNNNNNNNNNNNNNNNNNNNNNNNNNNNNNNNNNNNNNNNNNNNNNNNNNNNNNNNNNNNNNNNNNNNNNNNNNNNNNNNNNNNNNNNNNNNNNNNNNNNNNNNNNNNNNNNNNNNNNNNNNNNNNNNNNNNNNNNNNNNNNNNNNNNNNNNNNNNNNNNNNNNNNNNNNNNNNNNNNNNNNNNNNNNNNNNNNNNNNNNNNNNNNNNNNNNNNNNNNNNNNNNNNNNNNNNNNNNNNNNNNNNNNNNNNNNNNNNNNNNNNNNNNNNNNNNNNNNNNNNNNNNNNNNNNNNNNNNNNNNNNNNNNNNNNNNNNNNNNNNNNNNNNNNNNNNNNNNNNNNNNNNNNNNNNNNNNNNNNNNNNNNNNNNNNNNNNNNNNNNNNNNNNNNNNNNNNNNNNNNNNNNNNNNNNNNNNNNNNNNNNNNNNNNNNNNNNNNNNNNNNNNNNNNNNNNNNNNNNNNNNNNNNNNNNNNNNNNNNNNNNNNNNNNNNNNNNNNNNNNNNNNNNNNNNNNNNNNNNNNNNNNNNNNNNNNNNNNNNNNNNNNNNNNNNNNNNNNNNNNNNNNNNNNNNNNNNNNNNNNNNNNNNNNNNNNNNNNNNNNNNNNNNNNNNNNNNNNNNNNNNNNNNNNNNNNNNNNNNNNNNNNNNNNNNNNNNNNNNNNNNNNNNNNNNNNNNNNNNNNNNNNNNNNNNNNNNNNNNNNNNNNNNNNNNNNNNNNNNNNNNNNNNNNNNNNNNNNNNNNNNNNNNNNNNNNNNNNNNNNNNNNNNNNNNNNNNNNNNNNNNNNNNNNNNNNNNNNNNNNNNNNNNNNNNNNNNNNNNNNNNNNNNNNNNNNNNNNNNNNNNNNNNNNNNNNNNNNNNNNNNNNNNNNNNNNNNNNNNNNNNNNNNNNNNNNNNNNNNNNNNNNNNNNNNNNNNNNNNNNNNNNNNNNNNNNNNNNNNNNNNNNNNNNNNNNNNNNNNNNNNNNNNNNNNNNNNNNNNNNNNNNNNNNNNNNNNNNNNNNNNNNNNNNNNNNNNNNNNNNNNNNNNNNNNNNNNNNNNNNNNNNNNNNNNNNNNNNNNNNNNNNNNNNNNNNNNNNNNNNNNNNNNNNNNNNNNNNNNNNNNNNNNNNNNNNNNNNNNNNNNNNNNNNNNNNNNNNNNNNNNNNNNNNNNNNNNNNNNNNNNNNNNNNNNNNNNNNNNNNNNNNNNNNNNNNNNNNNNNNNNNNNNNNNNNNNNNNNNNNNNNNNNNNNNNNNNNNNNNNNNNNNNNNNNNNNNNNNNNNNNNNNNNNNNNNNNNNNNNNNNNNNNNNNNNNNNNNNNNNNNNNNNNNNNNNNNNNNNNNNNNNNNNNNNNNNNNNNNNNNNNNNNNNNNNNNNNNNNNNNNNNNNNNNNNNNNNNNNNNNNNNNNNNNNNNNNNNNNNNNNNNNNNNNNNNNNNNNNNNNNNNNNNNNNNNNNNNNNNNNNNNNNNNNNNNNNNNNNNNNNNNNNNNNNNNNNNNNNNNNNNNNNNNNNNNNNNNNNNNNNNNNNNNNNNNNNNNNNNNNNNNNNNNNNNNNNNNNNNNNNNNNNNNNNNNNNNNNNNNNNNNNNNNNNNNNNNNNNNNNNNNNNNNNNNNNNNNNNNNNNNNNNNNNNNNNNNNNNNNNNNNNNNNNNNNNNNNNNNNNNNNNNNNNNNNNNNNNNNNNNNNNNNNNNNNNNNNNNNNNNNNNNNNNNNNNNNNNNNNNNNNNNNNNNNNNNNNNNNNNNNNNNNNNNNNNNNNNNNNNNNNNNNNNNNNNNNNNNNNNNNNNNNNNNNNNNNNNNNNNNNNNNNNNNNNNNNNNNNNNNNNNNNNNNNNNNNNNNNNNNNNNNNNNNNNNNNNNNNNNNNNNNNNNNNNNNNNNNNNNNNNNNNNNNNNNNNNNNNNNNNNNNNNNNNNNNNNNNNNNNNNNNNNNNNNNNNNNNNNNNNNNNNNNNNNNNNNNNNNNNNNNNNNNNNNNNNNNNNNNNNNNNNNNNNNNNNNNNNNNNNNNNNNNNNNNNNNNNNNNNNNNNNNNNNNNNNNNNNNNNNNNNNNNNNNNNNNNNNNNNNNNNNNNNNNNNNNNNNNNNNNNNNNNNNNNNNNNNNNNNNNNNNNNNNNNNNNNNNNNNNNNNNNNNNNNNNNNNNNNNNNNNNNNNNNNNNNNNNNNNNNNNNNNNNNNNNNNNNNNNNNNNNNNNNNNNNNNNNNNNNNNNNNNNNNNNNNNNNNNNNNNNNNNNNNNNNNNNNNNNNNNNNNNNNNNNNNNNNNNNNNNNNNNNNNNNNNNNNNNNNNNNNNNNNNNNNNNNNNNNNNNNNNNNNNNNNNNNNNNNNNNNNNNNNNNNNNNNNNNNNNNNNNNNNNNNNNNNNNNNNNNNNNNNNNNNNNNNNNNNNNNNNNNNNNNNNNNNNNNNNNNNNNNNNNNNNNNNNNNNNNNNNNNNNNNNNNNNNNNNNNNNNNNNNNNNNNNNNNNNNNNNNNNNNNNNNNNNNNNNNNNNNNNNNNNNNNNNNNNNNNNNNNNNNNNNNNNNNNNNNNNNNNNNNNNNNNNNNNNNNNNNNNNNNNNNNNNNNNNNNNNNNNNNNNNNNNNNNNNNNNNNNNNNNNNNNNNNNNNNNNNNNNNNNNNNNNNNNNNNNNNNNNNNNNNNNNNNNNNNNNNNNNNNNNNNNNNNNNNNNNNNNNNNNNNNNNNNNNNNNNNNNNNNNNNNNNNNNNNNNNNNNNNNNNNNNNNNNNNNNNNNNNNNNNNNNNNNNNNNNNNNNNNNNNNNNNNNNNNNNNNNNNNNNNNNNNNNNNNNNNNNNNNNNNNNNNNNNNNNNNNNNNNNNNNNNNNNNNNNNNNNNNNNNNNNNNNNNNNNNNNNNNNNNNNNNNNNNNNNNNNNNNNNNNNNNNNNNNNNNNNNNNNNNNNNNNNNNNNNNNNNNNNNNNNNNNNNNNNNNNNNNNNNNNNNNNNNNNNNNNNNNNNNNNNNNNNNNNNNNNNNNNNNNNNNNNNNNNNNNNNNNNNNNNNNNNNNNNNNNNNNNNNNNNNNNNNNNNNNNNNNNNNNNNNNNNNNNNNNNNNNNNNNNNNNNNNNNNNNNNNNNNNNNNNNNNNNNNNNNNNNNNNNNNNNNNNNNNNNNNNNNNNNNNNNNNNNNNNNNNNNNNNNNNNNNNNNNNNNNNNNNNNNNNNNNNNNNNNNNNNNNNNNNNNNNNNNNNNNNNNNNNNNNNNNNNNNNNNNNNNNNNNNNNNNNNNNNNNNNNNNNNNNNNNNNNNNNNNNNNNNNNNNNNNNNNNNNNNNNNNNNNNNNNNNNNNNNNNNNNNNNNNNNNNNNNNNNNNNNNNNNNNNNNNNNNNNNNNNNNNNNNNNNNNNNNNNNNNNCGTCTCTCTCTATGCCTCCTTCAGgcatgctctctccctccctctccacctcctctgtcCCAGCGTCCTCTGCTCTGGCTGTGACTTCAGCAGTGACCCCGGCAACCCTGAGCCCCGCCCCCCAGCTGCagcagccaatcatcagtaagaAGGCGACAGAGCCGGTGCTGTACACCAATAACAAGTGTCCTGAGTGTAAGGTGCAGTTCTGCAGCAAGGCTGAGGTGGCTGCCCACTTCCAAGAGGTCAAACCAGCCCTTAACACTGTGagtagagcagtgtgtgtgttcaaaaaTCCACMGAACTTTTTCAGTCTAGACACTGTATGTAATAGCTTGTTTCATGGCTTTAGGAGTACCTGCCTTACTGACCTGTGCGCCCTCCTttccccatctgtctctctccctccagtcctgTACGGAGTGTTCTCCTCCCATGCTCCTTCCTAACGGCTGCAGTGCCTCTGCTCACGCTCGCATCCACAACCCCCGCCCCCCCTACGTCTGCCCAGAGTGTGGGGGTGTGGCCAAGCAGCCAGCCTTTCAATCCCATTTGGAGGAGGCCTGTCTCCATTTCACACGACGCATCGGATACAGGTGACCTTTCACCCCTCACTCCCTCTGTGGTTGAAACAAACCTAGTTACTCCCGTagacactgatctaggatcagattaccttaccaccaaatagggctgtagcggtcatgaaattttgcaAAAGTCTGCCGGTCTCAAGgaaattgaccgttaattaacgtaAACATGTGCACCTTTGGAACGtcaatatataaaaaagtataataaatctaTGTAatgtacaccatcacaataaattgattatttattttagtcaggtctaaaacattttgatatgaagaaaatgtatttccgAAGAATAAAATTTGAGTTGGGCTACTGTATGCCTATGCTATCTGGatatgctccatgccataggctgtaggcttgttcatttagctgacaatatATGCCttttattttatatgattttatagtaagaacagtataattgaacttagctgggGGGGGAAATCCCATTACAAAGTGTGTTCGCATATGAAGTAgctatgttgagcataaaagCGATCATTTGAAACGGGTCCTATATTCTAGATTTTGAGTTATTTGagaactttagttgtgaatgatacaaacatGTCTTAGAAATCCAAACATATGGGCTTTGCAACCTCTATTCTCTAAAACTTTTTTTCacctgtcattatgggggtatgtgtgtagattggatTGAGGCGGGGAAATAATGCCTAATcaagttttagaataaggctgtaacgtaacaaaatgtggaaaaagtcccgGATAGATGGTTCTAATTTAATGGTTCTTTGAAATAGCACCACTTGTAAGAGCATTCCGGCGAGGCACTAACCTGAAATCATCCCGATTCCCGTCACACTCCATCATCGTTTCTACAAGGATAATGACTCTTTTCCGCgaaaacggatccagtgttttgccttccacgtCCATCCAATGGAATCTGATCCGCAAAGCCAGGCGACTCCTGTGCGAACGCCGAAAAGGGCGAAAACGAGGGCGGTTCTCGGGGTCAgtgcttcggagacgggcacatcgcgctccactcctagcatactaaACTGCGACAAATGTCCAGATCTCGTTGACAATAGGGTTGATGAAATCCGTAGCctacgggtagcattccagagagacatcagggattgcaacgtctCTTGCCTTCAGCGGAAACTGGCTAACtcaaggacgctaacggagttcggtcgcagccagctggttttcttcatgcatcgcgccgccagaaacaaatctttccggtaagaagaggggtcgggggggtatgccttatgattaacgagaagtggtgtgatcctCATAACAACACCCAGGAAACTGCAAGTCCATCTGTTCACGGCCTGATCTAGaactctcacaatcaaatgtcgaccgcattattcTACCAAGCGGGAATCTCTTCTATCATCATCAAGCCGTATATATTTCCCCGCAAGCAGACACATTTcgatgccctgaacgaactttatctgactccttgtaaactggaaaccagcACAACCCTGAGGCTTGCATTCATCGTAGCCTGGGCGATTTTAACAAGGCCTAATCTAAAACAAACtgccctaaattctatcagcatatcgcattgtgctaccagggctggaaaacctagaccattgttatagctaatttccgcgacgcttataaggcgcaccccgcccctttcggaaaagctgaccacg
Protein-coding regions in this window:
- the LOC112078888 gene encoding zinc finger protein 687b, yielding MRPVSVEQMIGQQDTTPIGMLSPSLSTSSVPASSALAVTSAVTPATLSPAPQLQQPIISKKATEPVLYTNNKCPECKVQFCSKAEVAAHFQEVKPALNTSCTECSPPMLLPNGCSASAHARIHNPRPPYVCPECGGVAKQPAFQSHLEEACLHFTRRIGYR